AAGGGGGTGAAGGCGACTTTGGTCACGCATAACATTGTTATTAAGGGCCTTTGCAAGGATGGGGAGCTGGAGGAGGCACTGGGTTGTCTGAAGAAGATGGCAGAAGAGGGTTTAGCGCCAGATGTGATCACATACAATACGTTGATTGATGCATACTGCAAGGCTGGCAATGCTGCCAAAGCATATGCACTGATGGATGAGATGGTAGGGAGGGGACTCAAATTGGACACCTTCACACTTAATACTGTCTTGTACAACCTATGCAAGGAGAAGCGTTATGAAGAAGCTCAAGCGCTGTTGCAGTCTCCAGCGCAAAGGGGTTTTGTGCCTGATGAAGTCAGCTACGGTACGGTGATGGCAGCCTACTTCAAGGAGTATAATCCTGAGCCTGCTCTGCATCTCTGGGATGCGATGATTGAGAGGAAGTTGACGCCAAGCATTTCAACTTACAACACATTGATCAAGGGGCTTTGCAGAATGGGGAGGTTGAAAGAGGCGATTGACAAGCTCAATGAGCTCATGGAGAAGGGGTTGGTGCCAGATGACACCACGTATAATATCATCATCCATGCCTACTGCAAGGAAGGGGACTTGGAGAATGCCTTCCAGTTCCACAACAAGATGGTGGAAAATTCCTTTAAACCAGATGTTGTTACCTGCAACACTTTGATGAATGGACTGTGTCAGCAGGGAAAGCTTGACAAAGCATTGAAGCTCTTTCAGTCATGggtagagaaagggaagaaggttGATGTTATCACATATAACACGCTAATTCAAGCTATGTGCAAAGATGGGGATGTTGATACTGCGTTGCAATTTTTTTCTGATATGGAGGTCCGGGAATTGCAGCCCGATCCATTTACTTACAATGTAGTGTTATCTGCACTATCGGAGGCAGGGAGACCAGAAGAAGCACAGAATATGCTGGATAAGTTAGCTGATAGTGGAAAATTGTCTCAAAGCTTTTCTTCTCCCCTCTTGAAGCCCCCTTCTTTGGATGAAACAGAGTCAGGGAAGGATCTCCAGAGTAAAACCGAGGAAGAAACTGGTGGAAATCCAGAAGATAGTATTTTGGAGGCCTACACGAAACGCCTAAATGAGCTATGCACCGGTGGGCAATTGAAAGAAGCTAAGGCCATTTTGGATGAGATGTTGCAAAAGGGAATGTCTGTTGACAGTTCAACGTATATATCTTTGATGGAAGGGCTTATCAAGAGACAGAAAAGGCTAACACATGCAGCTCAGTAGTACAGATTGTTCATTTTTGCTGCTTTATGGTATGAATTTAGTCATAACTCTGACAAACTTGAGCGCTTCATATCGATGAGCATGCTGTACATAAAAGGGGTAGGTATGTGATCTGCATCTTACCTAATTTCACCATTAGAATCGTTGTTATGTTTTGTTTTCAATACAAAATAAATCCATTTCAAAATACAATCAGTACCAAAAAAATTTGTTATACAATGACAAGGCCCCTAACACCTTACTGGGAGCTGCTTCTGCTCGTTATGGTGCATACGCTTATCCCcatctctctctccatgtacagACTTTTATTGAGATAGAAGTAATCTTTTCGGTGCGTGAAGTTTGTGGATATTAAGGTATGGTCATGCACATCAATCTAGCTAGCTTGCCCCTTCAGCGGAAGCTGCACATCCCTGCCGTATCCTCATCTTCTCGGAAAGGGCATCTTACCATCTCTGGCATGCCCTCCTGCCAATTTCCAAGGTTAGCACGCTGCTCCATAGCTAATGACCAGGATTAGCATATTGTTCCCTGCCATTTAAGAGTATGTCATGTATTGCCGCGTGCACGTCTTGGTCGTCACTACTTGTTTCAGTAAACAGCATTCCTTGGGATCAGCCATGTATGCTCTACAAAAATACAGCCTTTTCCCCTATTTACATGTGCCTTGTGGTGCGGCTTAATCGGTGCCGAGTGCCTGCCACTTGCGCTAGAATATA
This region of Lolium perenne isolate Kyuss_39 chromosome 2, Kyuss_2.0, whole genome shotgun sequence genomic DNA includes:
- the LOC127336453 gene encoding uncharacterized protein; translation: MDTPPFSSAEPDSALVASVADALVSASRLPAPPPMPTLLAAYLPRLTASHHPRVLSLAASNPGLASPDPLLAYRSLVSPPSCLPSLLPLLPVLPYRHLFPLLLSFVPLDPLRHLHRHLLANLPSTSLADAALSAYSRLRLPHLAAQLLHSIRRRGHVRPSLQAANAVLSALARSPSTSPQASLDAFRSLIALRLHPNHYTFNLLLHTHCSKGTLADALATLSTMQGFGLSPDAVTYNTLLHAHCRKGMLGEARALLARMKKEGIAPTQSTYNTLVSAYARLGWIKQATKVVEAMTANGFEPDLWTYNVLTAGLCQAGKVDEAFKLKHQMERLGTLFPDVVTYNTLADACFKWRRSCDALKLLEEMRDKGVKATLVTHNIVIKGLCKDGELEEALGCLKKMAEEGLAPDVITYNTLIDAYCKAGNAAKAYALMDEMVGRGLKLDTFTLNTVLYNLCKEKRYEEAQALLQSPAQRGFVPDEVSYGTVMAAYFKEYNPEPALHLWDAMIERKLTPSISTYNTLIKGLCRMGRLKEAIDKLNELMEKGLVPDDTTYNIIIHAYCKEGDLENAFQFHNKMVENSFKPDVVTCNTLMNGLCQQGKLDKALKLFQSWVEKGKKVDVITYNTLIQAMCKDGDVDTALQFFSDMEVRELQPDPFTYNVVLSALSEAGRPEEAQNMLDKLADSGKLSQSFSSPLLKPPSLDETESGKDLQSKTEEETGGNPEDSILEAYTKRLNELCTGGQLKEAKAILDEMLQKGMSVDSSTYISLMEGLIKRQKRLTHAAQ